Sequence from the Drosophila subpulchrella strain 33 F10 #4 breed RU33 chromosome 3R, RU_Dsub_v1.1 Primary Assembly, whole genome shotgun sequence genome:
AAGGAACATATAGCAATAGATAAATCAATCAATTGTCGAATTTCAGGTGGGTGATTAAGCGTGAATTTGATTTGGTAAATAAGTATAGCTTTGGAGCTCGCTTGATGCCGCCGTCAGAgttagtagtagtagtagacAGAGCAGATCAGTTGGGAAGCTGGGAAATGCACAGAAAATGCAGGGAGAGTTATGGCAAGCGGCGTGGGAATGGAACTGCAAAGCCAATTGGGTAGTTAAGTTACAGCAAACCATAAACATAGCACAGATTAAATACAGATAGGATAGTGGTGATAGGATAGAATAGAATACTGCGTAATTGCTTTTCAGAGGCGTAGTCATCGTCACAGTCAATGTCGTCATTTGGTATCGGTATTTTGGTATcacaaaattaataacatgataatttatacaaatataaaaacacgGCATACATACATAATACTATGAACATTTTGAAAATACACTTAAGAATTAATCCGTTGACTCCGTCCCCATCGCACAGGTCCTAACTCTCCCACATCGCTGACCAATGGTCTAGTGGTATTATTAACAAttgtttaaattattttttagtcAACGATGTGGGAGATGCTCGAACCATATCTAAGATGCTGACGGACGGCGCCAACGAATTGATCAACAAACATTTAAAAGAAGTGAGCACTTGAAATCTATCTAGTCTAGAGTAATCTTGTTAGTAGTCGGTTGGTTgtttggttggttggttgctTGGTGCTGATGGTGTACGCTTGGAAGTAGTAGAGTGTGTTAGATGCAAAACAGAACGGTGCCATCAATCAGTTGAACGCTTTAATGCTTTTTATTTGATGGCGGCAATGAGCGGGCTTTCTTCGCCTAGaataaatagaaataaaattaaatttcactTTGTTTTCCATAGAGTTTTGTGGGCACTAATTCACGAGTCTTAATGTAGGGCATCCGGGGCCAAACCCATGAAGCCGGCATGGAGCTCTCGTAGTTGAAGTTGTACAGTTGGTTCTCCAGCCACTTGCGCTTGTCCTGCGGCTCCGGATAAGTAGATGCCAAGCCTAGGGAGCAAAATATTAGATTAGTCAAATATTCATATTCGTAAAAAAGGTTTAAAGTGGTTCTTATGTTACCTCTATCGTAGGCACATTTGGTCACGCCAACGGCAATGTTCATTGACACCTCACGGATGCTCGAAAGGGGAGGGTACAGTGATCCGCGCTCAATGTCGCTGGGCTCCACGAAGTTGGCCAGCTCCTGGGCGGCGATAAGGAACATTTCGTCGGGTATGTGGTGGGTGCCTGTGCAGATCACGCCCAAGCCCACGCCGGGGAAGATATAGGCATTGTTGCCCTGGCCTGGGTAGAAGGTCTTCTCGCCGACCTGAACAGGTGGGAACGGAGAGCCCGACGAGAAGATGACGCGAGCCTGTCATTGGAAAAAATCGCATTAAAGGGAGTTTGTAATATGGGTAGACTTAATTAACTCACATCTGTGTGCTTGTAGGCATCTTCGGCAGTGCATTCAGCCTTGCTGGTGGGATTGGACAAGGCAAACACCACGGGCCTCTCGTTGTTATCCGCCATGGTGCGCAGGATCTCGGGTGTGAAAATGCCGGCAGCGGCAGAAGCACCAATGAGCACCTGAGGGTAAGTTTGAGATTAGCCAATCATCTAAAAAAAACAGAGCATAGTAAGTACTTACACTAGGCTTGATGGTGGAGACAATCTCGGCAAGATCCGACATGGGGTTGATGTCCTTGGCATAGTGGATTTTGTGGCCATCTAGGTTGCCCACCTTGCGGCTCTTGGTCAGCAGACCGTCGATGTCCACCATGTAAATTCTGTTGTAGGCCTCCTCGAGGGGCACGCCATCTTCCACCATGGCCTTGACTGTGAGATCGGCAATACCGATGGCGGCTTCACCGGCTCCGGCGAACAGGAAGGTGTAGTCCTTGAAGGACTTGCCGGTGATACGCTTGGAGGCATAGAGTCCAGCGACGGCCACGGAGGCGGTTCCCTGGATATCGTCGTTGAAAGTGCAGTAGGTGTTGCGGTATTTGTCCAGGAACCTAAATGCATTGTGGTTGCCAAAGTCCTCGAACTGGATCAAGGTGTTCTGGCCATAACGCTGCACCACCGCCTCCATGAACTCGTCAATGAAGTCGTCGTATTCGCGTCCAACCACTCGCTTCTGACGCAGACCCACGTACAGGGGATCCTCCAGCAGATCGATGTTGTTGGTGCCCACGTCCACCAAGATGGGCAGGCACTGGTGGGGTTTGATTCCAGCCAGAGCTGTGTACAAGGCCAGCTTGCCCACGGGAATGCCCATGCCGCAGGCTCCCAAATCTCCCAGTCCCAGGATGCGCTCGCCATCCGTCACGCAAATCGCACGCACATTAGGCTCCGGCCAGTTCTTCATCACATCGAAGATGTGTCCACGATCGTTGTAGGTGATGAAGAGACCATGGGGACGCCTGTAGATCAGGCCAAAACGCTGGCAAGCCAAACCCACTGTGGGCGTATAGACGATGGGCATCAGATCCTCGATGTTCTCCGAGAGGAAACGGAAGAACAGCCGCTCATTACGATCGTACAGATCGCTCAGGTAAAGGTACTTGTTCAGCGGCTCCGTGTAGCGGTTCACGGCGATCTTGCAGAGCTGCAGCTGCTCCTCCTGGGTCTTGAAGCGAGCCGGCTGCAGTCCATGGATGCCGAGTGTCTGACGCTCCTCGAGGGTGAAGGCCAGGCCCTAGGAAAATAAATCAAGATGAGTATGTgtcatatttatattattaataaatatcaTTATGATTTAGACACTATGAATTTGAAATTAATCATGATATCATATGAATGTTCTCAAtttgatatatgtataatacaATATACAAAACTGATCTGGAATTTCAGTTGCATGCAAAATTACAATTATCTTTGAGTGATAAACAAACATTTTCCCTATAAAAGTTAAACATGTTTGGAGAATCCCCTCATAACGCGATAAATATTCAAGTTCTTGTGATAAACAAATTGATTATTGATAAATTACCACTTTATCAGGGCTAGTGCACTCCCATATTGTTAGTTTTTACACTGGAAATTATCAGTTATGTACATTTAtgttttataataactttttgaGACATCTTAAAACCATGTTATATCATTTTTTACGTATTTTCTTACCTTGTTAAGTCGTGGATCACGGATGTGATCAATGCCGCGCACCTGAGAGGGGCAGATGATGTCGCCCACCACCTCGTGATAATGTCGGGCGACGGGAACTGTTGCGGGTGCCACCGTAGTAATTCCTGTTGCTGAAGTACTGCATCGGCACAATTTGCCCACAGTTCCGCACAAGCTGCAAATTGCAAAAGTGCATTACGTGTGTTATTATCTATCAACAGAGCAATTGGAGCACCCCCTGGGAGCTCTTGACTTTGCGAGGGGATCGTGGATGGGCAGCGCCTCTGTCATTCTTGACATTGCCTTGGGGGCACCCACCCCCCATATACTCATATACGGAATAAGAAAAGCCATGTTCAAGGTCTACGTCAGCTGCTTTTTGTTTATCACCGCCCTGGGTACGCCAAATATAAAATGAAAAGCAAAAAAGAAGGAAACTAAGCCGCATTGTTTACAGCTGTCCCCCGGAATTCAAAAACGCCGGCGATAAGGGGGACGGATGGCCTGGCAACATCACGATAAAATCTACCCACAGTCACGATTATAACGCTAGCATCAAATATCTTTATCGGTTTTAGCTgaataaagaattttgtaaaaagtaagttataatttttacatTATAAAGTAAAGTCAGTATATTTCTAACGTTATCAGACATCATGGTACTATATCTGTAGTTTATCTTTATAAgtacaaaaaatattgaaaacctcaaagaaaatttatataagttCTGTTGCTAAAGTTCAAGAACATTatcatttattttgattacGCAAAACTAAAGTAACTTATTTAGATTGAAGGGTGTATGATTCGAAAAAATTAGCTCTTGACCAGTTTAATCATTGAActtgaaaatgttattttgttCCTGAAATAGAACTCAAAAAGATTAGATTATAGAGTACAACTACTAGTAATGAAGggcttacaaaaataaattatgggCCTTGACAGTATACcatcaattaattaaaaactgtTTCTGTGTACAGTGCTCAAGGAAAACCTTATATTACACCCATCTATCAAACATCTTTTACAGATTAGCCTTATGATCTTGACCTCTGCTGTTGCACGATGTGTATATTTTGCTAGTTTCCAGTTCCATTAGATGGTGCTAATTACGAGAGAGGCAAAATGCGGCGACATAGGCGTGTGACTAATTTCAGTTAGTGGTTCATTGATGGAATCATGCTCGCGGGGAATGGAAATGAGCTGGAAACGAATTTTGGTCAAGTTGGAACCGGTTAATGACGTGCGCCGAACTGGAAACCCCATGACGAGGCCCCAGAGATCCCTTCCTAGCATTTCGGACTGATAATTATCGTTTAGGTAACGCTATCGTtcgtcaattttttttttccaactGTTTGAACGGCACTCACATGAGCCCCACGTCAAGTGCTAAACAATTTCGCATATCTGTATCTGAGCCAAATACACGGAATAAGTGCGTGTCGTAAATGCTTTCGAGTGATATTATTCTATATCGCTGAGTGTGTGCGCACGGGGCTACCACTAATTATTTTTCGGGTCCAAAATAAAGCCCTAAGAAGGTCGCTCTATAACTGGTGTTCGAAGGCAAAACCTGATAGAGTTCATTAAActcttacattttttattaagccAAATTCTTGCTAACGCTCTGCGTGGGAAAGAGATGCTAGATAGCCGACCAGCTGAAAGCAGAAAACATTTCTGATGAACTTGGCAA
This genomic interval carries:
- the LOC119548800 gene encoding NADP-dependent malic enzyme isoform X2, with the protein product MFSRPSLCGTVGKLCRCSTSATGITTVAPATVPVARHYHEVVGDIICPSQVRGIDHIRDPRLNKGLAFTLEERQTLGIHGLQPARFKTQEEQLQLCKIAVNRYTEPLNKYLYLSDLYDRNERLFFRFLSENIEDLMPIVYTPTVGLACQRFGLIYRRPHGLFITYNDRGHIFDVMKNWPEPNVRAICVTDGERILGLGDLGACGMGIPVGKLALYTALAGIKPHQCLPILVDVGTNNIDLLEDPLYVGLRQKRVVGREYDDFIDEFMEAVVQRYGQNTLIQFEDFGNHNAFRFLDKYRNTYCTFNDDIQGTASVAVAGLYASKRITGKSFKDYTFLFAGAGEAAIGIADLTVKAMVEDGVPLEEAYNRIYMVDIDGLLTKSRKVGNLDGHKIHYAKDINPMSDLAEIVSTIKPSVLIGASAAAGIFTPEILRTMADNNERPVVFALSNPTSKAECTAEDAYKHTDARVIFSSGSPFPPVQVGEKTFYPGQGNNAYIFPGVGLGVICTGTHHIPDEMFLIAAQELANFVEPSDIERGSLYPPLSSIREVSMNIAVGVTKCAYDRGLASTYPEPQDKRKWLENQLYNFNYESSMPASWVWPRMPYIKTREESPLIAAIK
- the LOC119548800 gene encoding NADP-dependent malic enzyme isoform X1 — its product is MFSRPSLCGTVGKLCRCSTSATGITTVAPATVPVARHYHEVVGDIICPSQVRGIDHIRDPRLNKGLAFTLEERQTLGIHGLQPARFKTQEEQLQLCKIAVNRYTEPLNKYLYLSDLYDRNERLFFRFLSENIEDLMPIVYTPTVGLACQRFGLIYRRPHGLFITYNDRGHIFDVMKNWPEPNVRAICVTDGERILGLGDLGACGMGIPVGKLALYTALAGIKPHQCLPILVDVGTNNIDLLEDPLYVGLRQKRVVGREYDDFIDEFMEAVVQRYGQNTLIQFEDFGNHNAFRFLDKYRNTYCTFNDDIQGTASVAVAGLYASKRITGKSFKDYTFLFAGAGEAAIGIADLTVKAMVEDGVPLEEAYNRIYMVDIDGLLTKSRKVGNLDGHKIHYAKDINPMSDLAEIVSTIKPSVLIGASAAAGIFTPEILRTMADNNERPVVFALSNPTSKAECTAEDAYKHTDARVIFSSGSPFPPVQVGEKTFYPGQGNNAYIFPGVGLGVICTGTHHIPDEMFLIAAQELANFVEPSDIERGSLYPPLSSIREVSMNIAVGVTKCAYDRGLASTYPEPQDKRKWLENQLYNFNYESSMPASWVWPRMPYIKTRELVPTKLYGKQKSEELM